The following coding sequences lie in one Longimicrobiaceae bacterium genomic window:
- a CDS encoding SRPBCC family protein, with amino-acid sequence MSTTQLRWHIDAPPAAVYAALIDPDAVARWMVPDDMTSRVHHFDARESGLFRISLTYRAPDAAGKSGAHTDTYHGRFVRLVPGELVIETVEFETADPAMRGEMTVSFALSPADGGTDLLALHSNVPPGIDPADNETGWRMSLANLARLLDGAGRREERH; translated from the coding sequence ATGTCGACGACTCAGCTCCGCTGGCACATCGATGCGCCGCCCGCAGCCGTCTACGCCGCGCTGATCGATCCCGACGCGGTCGCCAGGTGGATGGTGCCCGATGACATGACCAGCCGCGTGCACCATTTCGACGCTCGCGAAAGCGGCCTCTTCCGCATCTCGCTCACCTATCGTGCACCGGACGCCGCAGGCAAGAGCGGCGCGCACACCGACACCTATCACGGGCGCTTCGTGCGGCTCGTGCCCGGCGAGCTGGTGATCGAGACGGTGGAGTTTGAGACCGCCGACCCCGCCATGCGCGGCGAGATGACCGTCTCGTTCGCCCTCTCGCCCGCGGACGGCGGGACGGACCTGCTGGCGCTCCACTCCAACGTCCCGCCCGGCATTGACCCCGCCGACAACGAAACCGGCTGGCGCATGTCCCTGGCAAACCTGGCTCGCCTCTTGGATGGCGCCGGCCGAAGAGAGGAGCGGCACTGA
- a CDS encoding DUF1906 domain-containing protein, which translates to MSDDAGAAAASLPGSVQAAPPGLKGFDVDTPLSASAAEAFRAKGYRFCVRYVGRTQMAAGRDLTTQEAKDILGAGLALMVVQHVLNPGWSPTADLGAQYGSNAAKFTKQLGFPPGVNVWCDLECVSSSSASADVIAYCNEWYDAVASSGYVPGLYVGDTPGLTAAQTYLKLKFSHYWGAYNVNSDQEPLPRGWQLKQHVGTGGTIAGISTETYDDDTTKTDGRGGTCLWLVADDVQS; encoded by the coding sequence ATGAGCGATGATGCCGGTGCAGCAGCCGCAAGCCTGCCGGGGAGCGTGCAGGCCGCCCCGCCGGGGCTGAAGGGGTTCGACGTGGATACGCCGCTGAGCGCCTCTGCGGCGGAGGCGTTCCGGGCGAAGGGCTACCGGTTCTGCGTGCGCTACGTGGGACGCACGCAGATGGCCGCGGGGCGCGACCTGACCACGCAGGAGGCGAAGGACATCCTGGGCGCCGGGCTGGCGCTGATGGTCGTGCAGCACGTGCTGAACCCCGGCTGGAGCCCCACGGCCGACCTGGGGGCGCAGTACGGATCGAACGCGGCCAAGTTCACCAAGCAGCTCGGCTTCCCACCGGGCGTCAACGTGTGGTGCGACCTGGAGTGCGTGAGCTCGAGCTCCGCTTCGGCGGACGTGATCGCGTACTGCAACGAGTGGTACGACGCGGTGGCATCTTCCGGTTACGTGCCGGGCCTGTACGTGGGCGACACACCCGGGCTCACGGCCGCGCAGACGTACCTGAAGCTGAAGTTCAGCCACTACTGGGGCGCCTACAACGTGAACAGCGACCAGGAGCCGCTTCCGCGCGGCTGGCAGCTCAAGCAGCACGTGGGCACCGGCGGCACCATCGCCGGCATCAGCACCGAGACGTACGACGACGACACCACGAAGACGGATGGGCGCGGCGGTACGTGCCTCTGGCTGGTGGCCGACGACGTTCAATCCTGA
- a CDS encoding thioredoxin domain-containing protein encodes MPNRLAAETSPYLLQHKDNPVDWYPWGPEALERSRTEDRPILLSVGYSACHWCHVMEHESFENEQTARLMNELYVCIKVDREERPDIDSIYMTAVQQMTGHGGWPMTVFLTPEGVPFYGGTYYPPEPRHGMPSFRQVLAGIAEAYRERRADVDRSAEELRGALRESAALRPQPAAVDATVLERAHAGLASRYDGRNGGFGGAPKFPQPMMIEFLLRHWKRTGASEPRLMSEQTLRRMAAGGMYDQVGGGFHRYSVDAKWLVPHFEKMLYDNALLARAYLHAHQATGAPEHRRVAEEVLRYVLREMTSPEGGFYSAQDADSEGEEGLFYVWTPDEVDALLGDEDGPLFRTYYDVSAEGNFEGRNILHVERPVRDVARDAGVTEERLSAALERGRGVLYEARAKRVWPGLDDKVLTAWNAMMLHTFAEAARILGSAEYRDAAVANAEFLLRELRADGRLLRTYKDGRAKIGAFLEDHALLADALLALYETTFDPRWVAEARALADAMLDGFWEEDEGAFYDTARDAETLVVRPRDIFDNATPSGNSVAVGALLRLAALTGEERYSRVAARVIEQMAELAARMPSGFGHLLCAIDFHLATPQEVAIVGAPGDADTDALLAVLRRAYLPNTVVALALPNAPEDIISAIPLLADRPQLDGRATAYVCERFACQAPVTDPAALSQQLGLTPAA; translated from the coding sequence ATGCCCAACCGCCTCGCCGCCGAGACCAGCCCGTACCTGCTGCAGCACAAGGACAACCCGGTGGATTGGTATCCCTGGGGCCCCGAGGCGCTGGAGCGGTCGCGAACCGAGGACCGGCCCATCCTGCTGTCGGTGGGCTACTCGGCCTGCCACTGGTGCCACGTGATGGAGCACGAGTCGTTCGAGAACGAGCAGACGGCGCGGCTGATGAACGAGCTGTACGTGTGTATCAAGGTGGACCGCGAGGAGCGGCCCGACATCGACAGCATCTACATGACCGCCGTGCAGCAGATGACGGGGCACGGCGGCTGGCCGATGACGGTGTTCCTCACGCCTGAAGGCGTGCCCTTCTACGGCGGCACGTACTACCCGCCGGAGCCGCGGCACGGGATGCCCTCGTTCCGCCAGGTGCTGGCGGGCATCGCCGAGGCGTACCGCGAGCGGCGGGCGGACGTGGACCGCAGCGCCGAGGAGCTGCGCGGCGCCCTTCGCGAGAGCGCGGCCCTGCGCCCGCAGCCCGCGGCGGTGGACGCGACCGTGCTGGAGCGCGCGCACGCCGGGCTGGCGTCGCGGTACGACGGGCGCAACGGCGGCTTCGGCGGCGCGCCCAAGTTCCCGCAGCCCATGATGATCGAGTTCCTGCTGCGTCACTGGAAACGCACTGGCGCCTCCGAGCCGCGGCTGATGAGCGAGCAGACGCTGCGGCGCATGGCGGCGGGCGGCATGTACGACCAGGTGGGCGGCGGCTTCCACCGCTACAGCGTGGACGCGAAGTGGCTGGTGCCGCACTTCGAGAAGATGCTGTACGACAACGCGTTGCTGGCCCGCGCGTACCTGCACGCGCACCAGGCCACCGGCGCCCCCGAGCACCGCCGCGTCGCGGAAGAGGTGCTGCGCTACGTGCTCCGCGAGATGACGTCGCCCGAGGGCGGCTTCTACTCCGCCCAGGACGCGGACAGCGAGGGCGAGGAAGGCCTGTTCTACGTCTGGACGCCGGACGAGGTGGACGCGCTGCTGGGTGACGAGGACGGCCCGCTCTTCCGCACCTACTACGACGTCTCCGCGGAGGGCAACTTCGAAGGCCGCAACATCCTGCACGTCGAGCGCCCGGTGCGCGACGTGGCGCGGGACGCCGGGGTGACGGAGGAGCGCCTGTCCGCCGCGCTGGAGCGGGGGCGCGGCGTGTTGTACGAGGCGCGGGCGAAGCGCGTGTGGCCGGGGCTGGACGACAAGGTGCTCACGGCCTGGAACGCGATGATGCTGCACACCTTCGCGGAAGCGGCGCGCATCCTGGGCTCCGCCGAGTACCGCGACGCGGCGGTGGCGAACGCGGAGTTCCTGCTGCGCGAGCTCCGCGCCGACGGCCGCCTGCTGCGCACGTACAAGGACGGGCGCGCGAAGATCGGCGCGTTCCTGGAAGACCACGCGCTACTCGCGGACGCATTGCTCGCGCTGTACGAGACCACGTTCGACCCGCGCTGGGTGGCCGAGGCGCGCGCCCTCGCCGACGCGATGCTGGACGGGTTCTGGGAAGAGGACGAAGGCGCCTTCTACGACACCGCCCGCGACGCCGAGACGCTGGTCGTGCGCCCGCGCGACATCTTCGACAACGCTACGCCTTCGGGGAACTCCGTCGCCGTGGGCGCGCTCCTGCGCCTCGCCGCGCTCACGGGCGAGGAGCGCTACTCACGCGTGGCGGCGCGCGTGATCGAGCAGATGGCGGAGCTGGCCGCGCGCATGCCCTCCGGCTTCGGGCACCTGCTCTGCGCCATCGACTTCCACCTCGCGACCCCGCAGGAAGTCGCCATCGTCGGCGCGCCGGGAGATGCGGACACCGACGCGCTCCTGGCGGTCCTCCGCCGCGCCTACCTCCCCAACACCGTCGTCGCCCTCGCCCTGCCGAACGCGCCCGAAGACATCATCTCGGCAATCCCCCTCCTCGCCGACCGCCCGCAGCTGGACGGCCGCGCGACCGCCTACGTCTGCGAGCGCTTCGCCTGCCAGGCGCCGGTCACCGACCCCGCCGCGCTTTCCCAACAGCTCGGCCTCACACCCGCGGCCTGA
- a CDS encoding uracil-DNA glycosylase: MLKVVNAEVAECRLCPRLVEWRERVGVEKKRAFREWDYWARPVPGFGDPAARLLVLGLAPAAHGANRTGRMFTGDRSGDWLFAALHRAGFANQPTSAHRDDGLALTGAYVTSAVKCAPPDNKPLPGERDACFAFIRRELALLTELRAVLCLGGFAWEQAIRVLRDAGYAIPTPLPKFGHGATARVEPGLTLIGSYHPSQQNTFTGRLTEAMLDDVMALARRAIV, translated from the coding sequence ATGCTGAAGGTGGTGAACGCGGAGGTGGCGGAGTGCCGCCTGTGCCCGCGTCTCGTGGAGTGGCGCGAGCGCGTGGGTGTGGAGAAGAAGCGCGCGTTCCGCGAATGGGACTACTGGGCGCGGCCGGTGCCGGGCTTCGGCGATCCCGCGGCGCGGCTGCTGGTGCTGGGTCTGGCGCCCGCCGCGCACGGCGCCAACCGCACCGGCCGCATGTTCACCGGCGACCGCTCGGGCGACTGGCTGTTCGCGGCGCTGCACCGCGCGGGATTCGCGAACCAGCCCACGTCCGCCCACCGCGACGACGGGCTGGCGCTGACCGGCGCATACGTCACCAGCGCGGTGAAGTGCGCGCCGCCGGACAACAAGCCGCTCCCCGGCGAGCGCGATGCGTGCTTCGCCTTCATCCGCCGCGAGCTGGCGCTGCTGACGGAGCTGCGCGCGGTGCTCTGCCTGGGCGGCTTCGCGTGGGAACAGGCGATCCGCGTCCTGCGCGACGCCGGCTACGCCATCCCCACGCCGTTGCCGAAGTTCGGGCACGGGGCCACGGCGCGCGTGGAACCGGGGCTCACGCTCATCGGCTCGTACCATCCCAGCCAGCAGAACACCTTCACCGGCCGCCTCACCGAGGCCATGCTCGACGATGTGATGGCCCTCGCCCGCCGCGCCATCGTCTGA